The following proteins come from a genomic window of Phoenix dactylifera cultivar Barhee BC4 unplaced genomic scaffold, palm_55x_up_171113_PBpolish2nd_filt_p 000615F, whole genome shotgun sequence:
- the LOC120106737 gene encoding uncharacterized protein LOC120106737, translating into MGQMATAISRLEAQSSGKLPSQTVVNPRENASAIVLRSSKEVEIPTKATPASSKQEKEKNIVADRNISNDDDVPKHKFPPLSAYKPVSPFPQALAESRKDEQNKDLYETFRRCEVNIPLLDAIKQVPRYAKFLKELCTIKRKQKLKGCETVRVGENISAVIQRKLPAKCKDPGMFTIPCMIGNTRFEKAMIDLGASINVMSYSIYASLKLGPLNKTGVVIQLADRSNAYPKGVVEDVLVQVNDLVFPADFYVLDMENGDQTAPILLGRPFLKTSKTKIDVHSGTLTMEFDGEIIKFNIYDAMKYPGDDNPVYSIDVIDSLAQEVFELDGKDGLEVAISKHLETENEELVLSTDLQEIVAALNNFPKLQQSGNVSYIALPVSNGRPLPSVLQAPIPDLKPLPSHLKYVFLGDRGTLPVIISNKLSALQEEKLVQILKEHQTAIGWTIADIKGISPTTCMHRILLEEGAKPSRQPQRRLNPPIMDVVKKEILKLLEVGVIYPISDSNWVSPVQVVPKKTGITVVKNQNDELVPTRIQNGWRVCIDYRKLNAVTRKDHFPLPFIDQMLERLAGHSYYCFLDGYSGYFQIAIAPEDQEKTTFTCPFGTFAYRRMPFGLCNAPATFQSSSLFDDEERGKTKINKMDTSIK; encoded by the exons ATGGGCCAGATGGCAACCGCAATTAGTCGGCTAGAGGCACAAAGTTCGGGAAAATTACCCTCTCAAACAGTAGTAAATCCAAGAGAAAATGCAAGTGCAATCGTTTTGAGAAGTAGTAAGGAGGTTGAGATTCCAACAAAGGCAACCCCTGCATCGTCgaaacaagaaaaggagaaaaacatcGTTGCAGACAGGAACATTTCCAATGACGATGATGTACCTAAGCATAAGTTTCCGCCTCTTTCGGCTTATAAACCAGTATCTCCTTTTCCTCAAGCTTTAGCAGAATCTAGAAAAGATGAGCAAAATAAAGATTTATATGAGACTTTTCGTAGATGCGAGGTAAATATTCCACTTTTAGATGCTATTAAACAAGTACCTCGTTATGCTAAATTTCTGAAAGAACTGTGTACAATTAAGCGGAAACAGAAACTTAAAGGATGTGAGACGGTGAGAGTTGGAGAGAATATTTCTGCAGTTATTCAAAGAAAACTTCCTGCAAAGTGCAAAGATCCAGGTATGTTTACTATCCCTTGTATGATAGGTAATACTAGATTTGAGAAAGCCATGATAGATTTAGGAGCTTCTatcaatgtcatgtcatattctatatatgcttctttgaaACTTGGACCTTTGAATAAAACTGGAGTTGtgattcaattggctgatagatCTAATGCCTATCCTAAGGGTGTAGTTGAGGATGTTCTTGTGCAAGTCAATGATTTGGTTTTTCCTGCTGATTTCTATGTGCTTGATATGGAGAATGGTGATCAAACTGCTCCTATTTTGTTAGGAAGACCATTCTTAAAGACATCCAAGACTAAGATAGATGTTCATAGTGGCACACTTACCATGGAATTTGATGGTGAAATTATTAAGTTTAATATTTATGATGCCATGAAATATCCTGGTGATGATAATCCTGTTTATTCTATTGATGTGATTGATTCTTTAGCACaggaagtttttgaacttgatGGAAAAGATGGATTGGAAGTTGCTATTAGTAAGCATCTTGAGACAGAGAATGAGGAGTTAGTCTTGAGTACTGATTTGCAGGAAATTGTTGCAGCATTGAATAATTTTCCAAAGTTACAGCAGTCAGGTAACGTTTCTTATATTGCATTACCAGTTTCTAACGGAAGGCCTTTACCCTCTGTTTTGCAGGCCCCTATTCCAGATTTGAAGCCTCTCCCCAGTCACCTTAAGTACGTGTTCCTTGGAGACAGAGGAACATTACCAGTGATCATCTCCAATAAACTTAGTGCACTGCAAGAAGAAAAGCTTGTGCAGATCCTTAAGGAGCATCAAACGGCTATTGGTTGGACAATTGCAGATATTAAAGGAATTAGCCCGACTACATGCATGCATCGTATCTTACTTGAAGAGGGAGCAAAACCTTCCCGTCAACCACAAAGAAGATTGAACCCACCCATAATGGATGTAGTAAAGAAGGAGATCCTCAAACTTCTTGAAGTTGGAGTGATTTATCCTATTTCGGATAGCAATTGGGTTAGCCCGGTTCAAGTGGTTCCTAAAAAGACTGGAATAACGGTTGTGAAAAATCAGAATGATGAGTTAGTTCCTACCCGTATTCAAAATGGGTGGCGGGTTTGTatagattatagaaaattaaatgctGTAACTCGCAAGGACCACTTTCctttaccttttattgatcaaatgctcgaaaggttagctggtcattcttactattgttttcttgatggttattcaggCTATTTTCAGATTGCAATTGCTCCGGAGGATCAAGAAAAGACGACTTTTACATGCCCATTTGGGACTTTTGCATATCGTCGCATGCCCTTTGGTCTTTGTAACGCCCCAGCCACTTTCCAAAG ctcttcgttatttgatgatgaagaaagaggCAAAACCAAGATTAATAAGATGGATACTTCTATTAAGTGA